Proteins encoded by one window of Porphyrobacter sp. YT40:
- a CDS encoding M14 family metallopeptidase produces MRHLWAGVALLAGGLAAAACSPPPPRPVSTAVAGDCRSASVTLAFDFEGAPPLACAVTGERAFTLLVTPEHAPPINPSPWYAFRYSASGDAPVSVTLRYLESGHRYAPKLATGGGWRTLEAEVSADGKTARFDVPAGAGLVAAQELLVPEQTGEALARWSKASGAPVFQLGTSHDGRSIHAIRLGRKDAPRLVVLIGRQHPPEVTGAIAMEAFVDVLAARAGSLGDVQILVVPMLNPDGVVRGHWRANRGAVDLNRDWGPFTQPETRAVNAWLAALPSGVRPVLMVDFHSTGRNLFYVQGPDEATPEQAAFLARWLGGKEAAFAGYPFTLEPRNANPGSGTSKNWFHQTYAIPAYTYEVGDTADREAAAAAARALAADLLEALAE; encoded by the coding sequence ATGCGACACCTGTGGGCCGGCGTGGCCCTGCTGGCGGGGGGATTGGCGGCGGCAGCGTGCAGCCCTCCCCCGCCGCGCCCGGTTTCGACAGCGGTGGCAGGGGACTGCCGCTCGGCCAGCGTCACCCTCGCCTTCGATTTCGAGGGCGCGCCGCCGCTCGCCTGCGCGGTGACGGGGGAGCGCGCCTTCACCCTGCTCGTCACCCCCGAACACGCCCCGCCGATCAATCCCAGCCCGTGGTATGCCTTCCGCTACAGCGCGAGCGGCGATGCGCCGGTCAGCGTGACGCTGCGCTATCTCGAAAGCGGGCATCGCTACGCCCCCAAGCTGGCGACGGGCGGCGGCTGGCGCACGCTCGAGGCAGAGGTGAGCGCCGACGGCAAGACCGCGCGCTTCGACGTGCCAGCCGGCGCGGGTCTGGTCGCGGCGCAGGAATTGCTGGTGCCGGAGCAAACGGGCGAGGCGCTGGCGCGGTGGAGCAAGGCGTCCGGCGCGCCGGTGTTCCAGCTGGGCACTTCGCATGATGGCCGTTCGATCCACGCGATCCGGCTAGGGCGCAAGGACGCGCCGCGGCTGGTGGTTCTGATCGGCCGCCAGCACCCGCCCGAGGTGACCGGAGCGATCGCGATGGAGGCCTTCGTCGATGTGCTTGCGGCGCGGGCGGGGAGCCTCGGGGACGTGCAGATTCTGGTGGTGCCGATGCTCAACCCCGATGGCGTGGTGCGCGGCCACTGGCGCGCCAATCGCGGCGCGGTGGATCTGAACCGCGACTGGGGTCCCTTCACGCAGCCCGAGACGCGCGCCGTGAACGCATGGCTCGCCGCGCTGCCTTCCGGAGTGCGTCCGGTGCTGATGGTCGATTTCCATTCGACCGGGCGCAACCTGTTTTATGTTCAAGGGCCGGACGAAGCGACCCCGGAACAAGCCGCCTTCCTCGCGCGCTGGCTGGGCGGGAAGGAAGCGGCCTTCGCCGGCTATCCCTTCACCCTCGAACCGCGCAACGCCAACCCCGGCAGCGGGACGAGCAAGAACTGGTTCCACCAGACCTACGCTATCCCCGCCTATACCTACGAAGTCGGCGACACAGCCGACCGCGAAGCCGCCGCCGCTGCCGCACGCGCGCTGGCCGCGGACTTGCTGGAAGCGCTGGCGGAGTAG
- a CDS encoding ABC-F family ATP-binding cassette domain-containing protein — MLTIDNVTVRLGGRAILERASATVPVGARVGLIGRNGAGKSTLMKALIGEIEPDDGEISKPARARIGYIAQEAPSGSMTPEDVVLAAATERAELLAELETCTDMDRMGDVHERLLAIDAYSAPARAAKILNGLGFDEEMQQRPVDSFSGGWKMRIALGALLFSEPDILLLDEPSNHLDLEATLWLENFLKSYPATLVVISHERDLLNKVVDHILHLQGGQLTLYPGGYDAFEKQRAERAAQLAAAKASQEAQAARLRDYVARNSARASTAKQAQSRAKMLAKMQPIAALMEDPSLSFDFPDPAEMKSPMITVEQAAVGYGEAPPILKRLNFRIEADDRIALLGRNGNGKTTLARLLASQLAPAEGAVNAPGKLKVGYFTQYQVEELAGEDTPLDLMNRAMEGASQGAVRAQLGRFGFSGPRANQRVDKLSGGERARLALALITRDAPHLLILDEPTNHLDVDAREALIQALNGYSGAVILISHDRHMVELTSDRLVLVDGGTAREYAGSMDDYIDFILGRNQPKPDRGGKAKGARNTGADLRAAQSEQSKAEAAIARLTADLAKLDERILAAEGSAMAGLMKQRSEVADRLAQAEEAWLAAGAALEAAQAA; from the coding sequence ATGCTTACCATCGACAACGTCACCGTGCGGCTTGGCGGCCGGGCCATTCTCGAACGCGCCAGCGCGACCGTGCCGGTGGGCGCGCGGGTCGGGCTGATCGGCCGCAACGGCGCGGGCAAATCGACGCTGATGAAGGCGCTGATCGGCGAGATCGAACCGGACGATGGCGAAATCTCCAAGCCGGCCCGCGCGCGGATCGGCTATATCGCGCAGGAAGCGCCGAGCGGGTCGATGACCCCCGAGGACGTCGTCCTCGCCGCCGCGACGGAGCGCGCCGAACTGCTCGCGGAGCTCGAAACCTGCACCGACATGGACCGCATGGGCGACGTGCACGAGCGTCTGCTGGCGATCGACGCCTATTCCGCCCCGGCGCGCGCGGCCAAGATCCTGAACGGGTTGGGCTTCGACGAAGAGATGCAGCAGCGCCCGGTCGACAGTTTTTCGGGCGGGTGGAAAATGCGCATTGCGCTGGGCGCGCTGCTGTTTTCCGAGCCCGACATCCTGCTGCTCGACGAGCCGAGCAACCACCTCGACCTCGAAGCAACCTTGTGGCTGGAGAATTTCCTCAAGTCCTATCCCGCCACGCTGGTCGTGATCAGCCACGAGCGCGATCTGCTCAACAAGGTGGTCGATCACATCCTCCACCTCCAAGGCGGGCAGCTGACGCTTTATCCCGGCGGCTACGATGCCTTCGAGAAGCAGCGGGCCGAGCGCGCCGCGCAGCTCGCCGCGGCCAAGGCTTCGCAGGAGGCGCAGGCGGCGCGGCTGCGGGATTACGTCGCGCGCAACTCCGCCCGCGCCTCGACCGCCAAGCAGGCGCAGTCGCGCGCCAAGATGCTCGCCAAGATGCAGCCGATCGCGGCGCTGATGGAAGACCCCTCGCTGAGCTTCGACTTTCCCGATCCGGCCGAGATGAAATCGCCGATGATCACGGTCGAACAGGCGGCAGTCGGATACGGCGAGGCGCCGCCGATCCTCAAGCGGCTGAACTTCCGGATCGAGGCCGATGACCGGATCGCGCTGCTGGGTCGCAACGGCAACGGCAAGACCACGCTGGCGCGGCTGCTCGCCTCGCAGCTTGCCCCGGCGGAGGGCGCAGTCAATGCGCCGGGCAAGCTGAAGGTCGGCTATTTCACGCAGTATCAGGTCGAGGAACTGGCGGGGGAGGACACGCCGCTCGACCTGATGAACCGCGCGATGGAGGGGGCCTCGCAAGGCGCGGTGCGCGCGCAGCTGGGGCGCTTCGGCTTTTCGGGGCCGCGGGCGAACCAGCGAGTCGACAAGCTTTCGGGCGGAGAGCGGGCGCGGCTGGCGCTGGCGCTGATCACCCGCGACGCGCCGCATCTGCTGATCCTCGACGAGCCGACCAACCACTTGGATGTCGATGCGCGCGAGGCACTGATTCAGGCGCTCAACGGCTATTCGGGGGCGGTGATCCTGATCAGCCACGATCGCCACATGGTCGAGCTGACGTCCGACCGGCTGGTGCTGGTCGATGGCGGCACGGCGCGCGAATATGCCGGCAGCATGGATGATTACATCGACTTCATCCTCGGTCGCAACCAGCCCAAGCCGGATCGCGGCGGCAAGGCCAAGGGTGCGCGGAACACGGGTGCGGACCTGCGCGCGGCGCAATCGGAACAGAGCAAGGCCGAGGCGGCGATCGCGCGTCTGACCGCCGATCTGGCCAAGCTGGACGAGCGGATTCTCGCAGCGGAAGGGTCGGCGATGGCGGGCTTGATGAAGCAGCGTTCCGAAGTGGCCGACCGACTGGCGCAGGCGGAAGAGGCTTGGCTTGCTGCCGGGGCTGCGCTGGAGGCGGCACAGGCCGCCTGA
- the yihA gene encoding ribosome biogenesis GTP-binding protein YihA/YsxC: MDEPEDYARAEEAASRLFSGPVDFLRSAPQLQFLPDPVVPEIAFCGRSNVGKSSLLNALTGRKAIARASVTPGRTQELNFFDVGRPEEEGALPLFRLVDMPGYGFAKAPVKVVDKWKALVNSYLRGRAVLARTLVLVDSRHGLKDVDRAMMKMLDEAAVGYRVVLTKTDKIKASELDKVAEATAAEVRKHVAAYPELHLTSSEKGMGIAALRAAVVADALGEGWMG, translated from the coding sequence GTGGACGAACCCGAGGACTATGCGCGCGCCGAGGAAGCGGCATCGCGGCTCTTTTCCGGGCCGGTCGATTTCCTGCGCTCCGCCCCGCAGCTGCAATTCCTGCCCGATCCCGTGGTGCCGGAAATCGCCTTTTGCGGACGCTCGAACGTGGGCAAGTCCTCGCTGCTCAACGCGCTGACGGGCCGCAAGGCCATCGCCCGCGCCTCGGTGACGCCGGGCCGCACGCAGGAATTGAACTTCTTCGATGTCGGCAGGCCCGAGGAGGAGGGCGCGCTGCCGCTGTTCCGGCTGGTCGACATGCCCGGCTACGGCTTTGCCAAGGCCCCGGTGAAGGTGGTCGACAAGTGGAAGGCGCTGGTCAATTCCTACCTGCGCGGCCGCGCTGTGCTGGCGCGCACGCTGGTGCTGGTCGACAGCCGCCATGGGCTGAAGGACGTCGACCGCGCGATGATGAAGATGCTCGACGAGGCGGCGGTCGGCTACCGTGTGGTGCTGACCAAGACCGACAAGATCAAGGCGAGCGAGCTCGACAAGGTGGCCGAAGCGACCGCCGCCGAAGTCCGCAAGCATGTCGCCGCCTACCCCGAACTGCACCTCACCAGCAGCGAAAAGGGCATGGGGATCGCCGCCCTGCGCGCCGCGGTGGTCGCCGACGCGCTGGGCGAAGGGTGGATGGGCTAG